In the genome of Streptomyces collinus, one region contains:
- a CDS encoding DoxX family protein produces MTARLNGAQPYALGLFRIVVGLLFACHGAVALFGVLGGVDGKGGTAATGAWPNWYAAVIELVGGTLVLLGLGTRIAAFISSGAMAYAYFKVHQPQGLWPIENSGEGAAMYCWAMFLLIFTGSGAFGLDRLLAKRTSTQEQRSAGQAPVAA; encoded by the coding sequence ATGACCGCTCGCCTCAACGGCGCACAGCCGTACGCGCTCGGACTGTTCCGGATCGTCGTCGGTCTGCTCTTCGCCTGCCACGGAGCCGTCGCACTCTTCGGCGTCCTCGGAGGCGTGGACGGCAAGGGCGGCACCGCCGCGACCGGTGCCTGGCCGAACTGGTACGCGGCCGTCATCGAACTCGTCGGCGGCACCCTGGTGCTGCTGGGCCTCGGCACCCGCATCGCGGCGTTCATCTCCTCCGGCGCGATGGCGTACGCGTACTTCAAGGTCCACCAGCCCCAGGGCCTGTGGCCGATCGAGAACAGCGGCGAGGGCGCGGCCATGTACTGCTGGGCCATGTTCCTGCTGATCTTCACGGGCTCCGGCGCGTTCGGCCTGGACCGGCTGCTGGCCAAGCGCACCTCGACGCAGGAGCAGCGCTCCGCGGGCCAGGCCCCGGTGGCCGCCTGA
- a CDS encoding HNH endonuclease family protein → MPRFYARRRLSMAAGATALISSVALFNAPTASAALPTPVSGATARSYLASLTVATEDRTGYNRDLFPHWITQSGSCNTREVVLKRDGSNVQQDSSCAATSGSWYSVYEGATWTAASDVDIDHLVPLAEAWDSGADSWTTSRRQSFANDLTRPQLIAVTDNVNQAKGDQDPATWMPSRTAYRCTYVRAWVQVKYYYGLSVDSAEKSALQNYLASC, encoded by the coding sequence ATGCCCAGGTTCTACGCGCGTCGACGGCTGAGCATGGCCGCGGGCGCCACCGCGCTCATATCGTCCGTGGCCCTCTTCAACGCCCCCACGGCCTCAGCCGCCCTCCCCACCCCCGTGAGCGGCGCCACCGCCCGCTCCTACCTCGCCTCGCTCACCGTGGCGACCGAGGACCGCACCGGCTACAACCGCGACCTCTTCCCGCACTGGATCACCCAGTCCGGCTCCTGCAACACCCGCGAGGTCGTCCTCAAGCGCGACGGCTCCAACGTCCAGCAGGACTCCTCCTGCGCCGCCACCAGCGGCAGCTGGTACTCCGTCTACGAGGGCGCCACCTGGACCGCCGCCTCCGACGTCGACATCGACCACCTGGTCCCGCTCGCCGAGGCCTGGGACTCCGGTGCCGACTCCTGGACGACGTCCCGCCGCCAGTCCTTCGCCAACGACCTGACCCGCCCGCAGCTCATCGCGGTCACCGACAACGTCAACCAGGCCAAGGGCGACCAGGACCCGGCCACCTGGATGCCCTCCCGGACGGCGTACCGCTGCACCTACGTCCGCGCCTGGGTGCAGGTGAAGTACTACTACGGCCTCTCCGTCGACTCGGCCGAGAAGTCCGCGCTGCAGAACTACCTCGCGAGCTGCTGA
- a CDS encoding FAD/NAD(P)-binding protein, which produces MRVSVALVGAGPRGTSVLERLCASAPELLPPGALLTVHVIDPDPPGAGRVWRTAQSPELLMNTVACQVTLFTDDSVDCSGPIRPGPSLHEWADGGLGPDEYPTRADYGRYLEWVFAEVVRQAPPAVRVETHRARAVRLDDTPGDRQALTLDDGRVLTGLSAVVLAQGHLPRLAGPDLLRHAAHAARNGLRHVPPANPADVDLSSIPPDEPVLLRGLGLNFFDHTALLTTGRGGRFVRDADGLRYLPSGREPRLFAGSRRGVPYQARGDNAKGPYGRHVPLVLTPEVIAGFRKRADSGEAPDFLAEIWPLVAKEVETVYYTGLIRRAADRAGREREREFGGRERELSGAQRKLAGPEQEFAGPEQEFAGPEREFAGPEREFADRFLAVPHGDPREASLLEEFGVPDGDRWCWERISRPYAGRDVAHPVRWRDWLLAHLREDAAQAALGNVHGPLKAALDVLRDLRNELRLIVDHGGLAGASRRDHLDRWYTPLNAFLSIGPPRRRIEELVALIEAGVVEVLGPRLRVTEEDGAWAAHSPDVPGSAVRVRTLIEARLPEPDLRDTADALLAGLLRSGRCRPHTVDGYETGGLDVTSRPYRLMDRQGVAHTRLFAFGVPTEGVHWVTAAGARPGVDSVTLSDADAVARAVLRATGREIEPQSEAKPWPNVELASIN; this is translated from the coding sequence GTGCGGGTCTCCGTCGCCCTGGTCGGGGCCGGACCACGCGGCACCAGCGTCCTGGAACGCCTGTGCGCCTCCGCCCCGGAGCTGCTGCCGCCGGGTGCCCTGCTGACGGTCCATGTGATCGACCCGGACCCGCCCGGCGCCGGCCGCGTCTGGCGCACGGCCCAGTCGCCCGAGCTGCTGATGAACACCGTGGCCTGCCAAGTCACCCTGTTCACCGACGACAGCGTGGACTGCTCGGGCCCGATCCGCCCGGGCCCGAGCCTGCACGAGTGGGCGGACGGCGGACTGGGCCCGGACGAGTACCCGACCCGGGCCGACTACGGCCGCTACCTGGAGTGGGTGTTCGCCGAGGTCGTACGGCAGGCGCCGCCGGCCGTACGGGTCGAGACGCACCGGGCGCGCGCGGTGCGGCTCGACGACACACCCGGGGACCGCCAGGCCCTCACCCTCGACGACGGCCGCGTCCTGACCGGCCTGTCCGCGGTGGTGCTGGCCCAGGGGCACCTGCCCAGGCTCGCCGGCCCCGACCTGCTGCGGCACGCGGCCCACGCCGCGCGGAACGGCCTGCGCCACGTCCCGCCCGCCAACCCGGCCGATGTCGACCTGTCCTCCATACCCCCGGACGAGCCCGTTCTGCTGCGCGGCCTCGGCCTCAACTTCTTCGACCACACGGCCCTGTTGACGACCGGCCGGGGTGGCCGTTTCGTACGGGACGCCGACGGTCTGCGCTATCTGCCCTCCGGCCGTGAGCCGCGGCTCTTCGCCGGTTCCCGGCGCGGCGTCCCGTACCAGGCACGCGGCGACAACGCGAAGGGGCCGTACGGCCGGCACGTTCCGCTCGTCCTCACCCCGGAGGTGATCGCCGGGTTCCGCAAGCGCGCCGACTCCGGGGAGGCGCCCGACTTCCTCGCGGAGATCTGGCCGTTGGTGGCGAAGGAGGTGGAGACGGTCTACTACACCGGGCTGATCCGCCGGGCCGCGGACCGCGCCGGGCGGGAGCGGGAGCGGGAGTTCGGCGGGCGGGAGCGGGAGCTCTCCGGAGCCCAGCGGAAGCTCGCCGGACCCGAGCAGGAGTTCGCCGGACCGGAGCAGGAGTTCGCCGGACCCGAGCGGGAGTTCGCCGGACCCGAGCGGGAGTTCGCCGACCGCTTCCTCGCCGTTCCGCACGGCGACCCCCGGGAGGCTTCGCTGCTGGAGGAGTTCGGGGTGCCGGACGGCGACCGCTGGTGCTGGGAGCGGATCTCCCGCCCGTACGCCGGACGGGACGTCGCGCACCCCGTCCGGTGGCGCGACTGGCTGCTGGCACATCTGCGCGAGGACGCCGCCCAGGCCGCCCTGGGCAATGTGCACGGCCCGCTGAAGGCGGCGCTGGACGTGCTGCGCGACCTGCGCAACGAGCTGCGGCTGATCGTGGACCACGGCGGCCTCGCCGGCGCCTCCCGCCGGGACCACCTGGACCGCTGGTACACCCCGCTCAACGCGTTCCTGTCCATCGGCCCGCCGCGGCGCCGCATCGAGGAACTCGTGGCCCTCATCGAGGCGGGTGTCGTGGAGGTACTGGGGCCGCGGCTGCGGGTGACGGAGGAGGACGGGGCCTGGGCCGCGCACTCCCCCGACGTTCCGGGCTCGGCCGTCCGTGTGAGAACCCTCATAGAGGCGCGCCTGCCGGAACCGGACCTGCGGGACACCGCCGACGCCCTCCTGGCCGGCCTGCTGCGCAGCGGACGGTGCCGGCCGCACACCGTCGACGGTTATGAGACAGGCGGACTGGACGTAACATCCCGCCCCTATCGTCTGATGGATCGTCAAGGAGTTGCACACACAAGGCTGTTCGCGTTCGGCGTGCCGACAGAAGGCGTGCATTGGGTGACCGCCGCCGGAGCTCGCCCAGGGGTGGATTCGGTCACTCTTTCGGACGCGGACGCGGTGGCGAGAGCCGTTCTACGTGCGACTGGGCGCGAAATCGAGCCCCAATCAGAGGCAAAGCCGTGGCCAAATGTTGAACTTGCAAGCATCAATTAG
- a CDS encoding DedA family protein — protein MPEHLGLLIGSPWIYAVVALSVLLDVFLPVLPSGVLVITAATAAAAGTAAEVPDILALTLCAATASVLGDLLAYRLAWRGGARLDRAIARSRRLTTAQEHLGAALARGGGALVVLARFAPAGRSVVSLGAGAARRRARDFLPWSALAGLTWAAYSVALGYFGAHLLGASWVATAVSVGALFGAGAGAAYLMRREPRTS, from the coding sequence GTGCCGGAGCACTTGGGGTTGCTGATCGGCAGCCCATGGATCTACGCGGTGGTGGCCTTGTCCGTCCTGCTCGACGTGTTCCTGCCGGTGCTGCCCAGCGGCGTCCTGGTGATCACGGCGGCCACGGCGGCGGCAGCGGGCACGGCGGCCGAGGTGCCCGACATCCTCGCCCTGACCCTCTGCGCGGCCACCGCCTCCGTCCTGGGCGACCTGCTGGCCTACCGCCTCGCCTGGCGCGGCGGCGCCCGGCTGGACCGGGCGATCGCGCGTTCCCGGCGGCTGACCACCGCCCAGGAGCACCTCGGCGCGGCCCTCGCGCGCGGCGGCGGCGCCCTCGTCGTCCTCGCCCGGTTCGCTCCCGCCGGCCGCTCGGTGGTCTCCCTCGGCGCGGGCGCCGCCCGCCGCCGCGCCCGCGACTTCCTGCCCTGGTCGGCCCTGGCCGGTCTCACCTGGGCCGCGTACAGCGTCGCCCTCGGCTACTTCGGCGCCCATCTGCTGGGCGCGAGCTGGGTGGCCACGGCGGTGTCGGTGGGGGCGCTGTTCGGCGCCGGGGCGGGGGCGGCGTACCTGATGCGGCGCGAGCCGCGGACGTCGTAG
- a CDS encoding TMEM165/GDT1 family protein — protein sequence MISLTVTAVVFGVVFLAELPDKTALAGLVLGTRYRASYVFAGVAAAFALHVALAVAAGSVLTLLPQQIVQALTGVLFLGGAAVLLLRKGEDEEEVRKPENQSFWKVSGAGFMLILVAEFGDLTQIMTANLAARYDDPLSVGLGAVLALWAVAGLGIVGGKALMKKVPLRLITQVAALVMLALGVWSLWEAVTG from the coding sequence TTGATCAGCCTGACCGTGACGGCCGTCGTCTTCGGCGTCGTCTTCCTCGCGGAACTGCCGGACAAGACCGCCCTCGCGGGCCTCGTCCTCGGCACCCGCTACCGCGCCTCCTACGTCTTCGCCGGTGTCGCCGCCGCCTTCGCGCTGCACGTCGCGCTGGCCGTCGCCGCCGGCAGTGTGCTGACGCTGCTGCCGCAGCAGATCGTGCAGGCCCTCACGGGCGTGCTGTTCCTGGGCGGGGCCGCGGTGCTGCTGCTGAGGAAGGGGGAGGACGAGGAGGAGGTCCGCAAGCCGGAGAACCAGTCCTTCTGGAAGGTCTCGGGCGCCGGATTCATGCTCATCCTGGTCGCCGAGTTCGGTGACCTGACGCAGATCATGACCGCGAACCTGGCCGCCCGCTACGACGACCCGCTCTCCGTCGGCCTGGGAGCGGTGCTCGCGCTGTGGGCCGTGGCCGGGCTCGGCATCGTCGGCGGCAAGGCGCTGATGAAGAAGGTGCCGCTGCGGCTGATCACGCAGGTCGCGGCGCTGGTCATGCTGGCGCTCGGCGTGTGGAGCCTGTGGGAGGCCGTGACCGGCTGA
- a CDS encoding alkaline phosphatase D family protein, which produces MSALRLGPLLRYTDGSSATVWVETSRPCTAEVRCADGAGGTAHSFQIAGHHYALIPVTGLTAGTTTTYEVLLDGTRVWPLPGSPFPPSAIHAPGPEGGLNVAFGSCRWASPPAGGDDPVGPDALDALATRLAADPEGERPHVLLLLGDQVYADETSDATQRWLAGRRDLKEEPGNGVADYEEYTHLYYESWLDPRIRWLLSTVPSFMIFDDHDVIDDWNTSAAWLADMRSTDWWQERLLSGLMSYWVHQHLGNLSLEELAADPVYEAVREAPDGTDVLRAFASRADADAATARWSYRRDFGRVRLVMVDSRAARVLAEDERAMLDPGEEAWLREQVLDSREAYDHLLIGTSLPWLLPHLVHDAEGWNAALCGGERGERWARFGEKVRRAADLEHWSAFPESFAGLAELIAEAGSGDHAPATVCVLSGDVHHAYIAEPSWPGRGPDARVVQLVCSPVHNSVPLSMRLAFRIGWSAMARRLGRGLARHGRLPKPPVGWRKTGGPWFGNQLMTLTLRGRSARLRLEQAKPREGTGPRMTTLLDSELAP; this is translated from the coding sequence ATGAGCGCACTGCGCCTCGGACCGCTGCTGAGGTACACCGACGGCTCGTCCGCGACCGTGTGGGTCGAGACGAGCCGTCCGTGCACCGCCGAGGTGCGCTGCGCCGACGGCGCCGGCGGCACGGCCCACAGCTTCCAGATCGCGGGCCACCACTACGCGCTGATCCCGGTGACCGGCCTGACGGCGGGTACGACCACGACGTACGAGGTGCTGCTCGACGGCACCCGGGTGTGGCCCCTGCCCGGCTCCCCCTTCCCGCCCTCGGCGATCCACGCGCCGGGCCCGGAGGGCGGCCTCAACGTCGCCTTCGGCTCCTGCCGCTGGGCCTCTCCCCCGGCGGGCGGGGACGACCCCGTGGGCCCGGACGCCCTGGACGCCCTCGCCACCCGCCTCGCGGCCGACCCCGAGGGCGAGCGGCCGCACGTCCTGCTGCTGCTCGGCGACCAGGTGTACGCCGACGAGACCTCCGACGCCACGCAACGCTGGCTGGCGGGCCGCCGCGACCTGAAGGAGGAGCCGGGCAACGGGGTCGCGGACTACGAGGAGTACACCCATCTGTACTACGAGTCCTGGCTCGACCCGCGCATCCGCTGGCTGCTGTCCACCGTGCCCAGCTTCATGATCTTCGACGACCACGACGTGATCGATGACTGGAACACCTCCGCCGCCTGGCTCGCCGACATGCGCTCCACCGACTGGTGGCAGGAGCGGCTGCTGAGCGGCCTGATGTCGTACTGGGTCCACCAGCACCTCGGCAACCTCTCCCTGGAGGAGCTGGCGGCCGACCCGGTGTACGAGGCGGTCCGTGAGGCCCCCGACGGGACCGATGTGCTGCGCGCCTTCGCCTCCCGGGCCGACGCCGACGCGGCCACGGCCCGCTGGAGCTACCGACGCGACTTCGGGCGCGTACGCCTGGTGATGGTGGACAGCCGGGCCGCCCGGGTCCTCGCCGAGGACGAGCGCGCGATGCTCGACCCGGGCGAGGAAGCCTGGCTGCGCGAGCAGGTGCTGGACTCGCGCGAGGCGTACGACCACCTGCTGATCGGCACCTCGCTGCCCTGGCTGCTGCCGCATCTGGTGCACGACGCCGAGGGTTGGAACGCGGCGCTGTGCGGCGGTGAACGCGGCGAGCGCTGGGCGCGATTCGGGGAGAAGGTGCGGCGCGCCGCCGACCTGGAGCACTGGTCGGCGTTCCCCGAGTCCTTCGCGGGGCTGGCGGAGCTGATCGCCGAGGCGGGCTCGGGCGATCACGCGCCGGCGACGGTGTGCGTGCTCTCCGGGGACGTGCACCACGCCTACATCGCCGAGCCCTCGTGGCCCGGCCGGGGCCCGGACGCCCGGGTGGTGCAGCTGGTCTGCTCCCCCGTGCACAACTCCGTCCCGCTGTCGATGCGGCTGGCGTTCCGCATCGGCTGGAGCGCGATGGCGCGGCGCCTGGGCCGCGGGCTCGCCCGGCACGGCCGCCTCCCGAAGCCGCCGGTCGGCTGGCGCAAGACGGGCGGCCCCTGGTTCGGCAACCAGCTCATGACCCTGACCCTGCGCGGCCGTTCGGCCCGGCTGCGACTGGAGCAGGCCAAGCCCCGCGAGGGCACGGGCCCTCGCATGACGACGCTCCTGGACTCCGAGCTCGCCCCCTAA